The Argentina anserina chromosome 3, drPotAnse1.1, whole genome shotgun sequence genome includes a region encoding these proteins:
- the LOC126787218 gene encoding uncharacterized protein LOC126787218 codes for MEALPWAEYWYNTAHHSTIKMTPFQALYGYGPPAIRPYVPAQLMLIGNCRLDMNCKLFLKRNLEVAQSRMKLQYDKRHVEREFHVGDWVYFETPALQAAKYSKKEDSQPCTKVLLSYQVEERIGSVSYKLQLPASAKIHPIFHVSLLKKKIGSQAVTTPHLPP; via the coding sequence ATGGAAGCTTTGCCATGGGCTGAGTACTGGTACAACACAGCTCACCACTCAACTATCAAAATGACTCCTTTTCAAGCCCTCTATGGCTATGGACCTCCAGCAATCAGACCATATGTGCCTGCTCAACTAATGTTGATTGGCAATTGCAGACTAGATATGAACTGTAAGCTATTTTTGAAAAGGAATTTGGAAGTGGCACAGTCTAGGATGAAGCTGCAGTATGACAAAAGACATGTGGAAAGAGAGTTTCACGTTGGAGATTGGGTGTATTTTGAAACTCCAGCCTTACAGGCAGCGAAGTATAGCAAAAAGGAAGATTCACAACCTTGCACCAAGGTACTATTGTCTTATCAGGTTGAAGAAAGAATTGGAAGTGTTTCTTATAAGTTGCAATTGCCGGCTTCAGCTAAGATTCACCCTATCTTTCATGTATCTCTCCTCAAGAAGAAAATTGGCTCGCAGGCAGTAACAACACCACATCTTCCTCCATAG
- the LOC126787219 gene encoding uncharacterized protein LOC126787219, translated as MAMSSSVVEIEPSVKSAQPENQCTTLEVCYKGGSGRGYGVIACPKVTSEQQSEMLELLDSCQQQLSIRAPKKVLLPPSSSLTGSGSSYFPLDERDSAAKKIRGMLQPIKKTWRETGVSLCTNGWTDYRRRPLINMMAACSNGAIMLKAINCEWQYKDKFEVSRLLLESVNEIGSGNVNTLKEKSHLLGEQVDEELGWLMKVVNNVYTIKNFILNHNMWLSMYNDHCTLKLLSVAETRFASHYVSLKRFKEVKNDMQQMVISSRWDMYKEDDVNKGRDVMALLLNNYFWEKIDCMIGFMGPIYEMIRMRDMDRPCLHLVYE; from the exons ATGGC GATGAGCTCAAGTGTAGTTGAGATAGAACCAAGTGTTAAGTCAGCTCAGCCAGAAAATCAATGCACCACTTTGGAAGTATGTTACAAAGGAGGCAGTGGAAGGG GTTATGGTGTCATTGCTTGCCCCAAAGTCACATCAGAACAGCAGTCGGAAATGCTAGAACTTCTAGATTCTTGTCAGCAACAGTTGAGTATCAGAGCACCTAAAAAGGTTCTTCTGCCTCCCTCTTCAAGTTTGACAGGAAGTGGTTCGAGTTATTTTCCCTTAGACGAGAGGGATAGTGCGGCGAAGAAGATAAGGGGA ATGCTACAACCTATTAAGAAGACTTGGAGAGAAACCGGTGTGAGTTTATGTACGAATGGATGGACTGATTATCGAAGGAGGCCATTGATTAATATGATGGCTGCATGTTCCAATGGGGCTATTATGTTGAAGGCAATCAATTGTGAATGGCAATACAAAGACAAGTTTGAAGTTAGTAGATTGCTCTTGGAATCCGTCAATGAAATTGGTTCCGGTAATGTG AatactttgaaagaaaaatcTCATTTACTGGGTGAGCAAGTAGATGAAGAGTTGGGGTGGCTTATGAAAGTTGTGAATAATGTTTATACCATCAAGAACTTTATCTTGAATCACAACATGTGGTTGTCTATGTATAATGACCATTGCACCTTGAAGTTGCTTAGTGTTGCCGAGACAAGATTTGCTTCTCATTATGTGAGTCTTAAAAGGTTTAAGGAAGTGAAGAATGACATGCAACAAATGGTTATAAGTTCAAGATGGGACATGTATAAAGAAGATGATGTTAATAAAGGAAGAGATGTGATGGCTTTGCTATTGAATAATTATTTTTGGGAGAAGATTGATTGTATGATTGGATTCATGGGTCCTATATATGAGATGATAAGGATGAGGGATATGGATAGGCCTTGTCTTCACTTAGTTTATGAGTAG